Part of the Mangifera indica cultivar Alphonso chromosome 4, CATAS_Mindica_2.1, whole genome shotgun sequence genome, TATGATTCCTTAAATCTGCATACCTGCAGGACTTCCCAATCCGAAGCTTCTCTTCTTCCTTGGGATAAGTATTGGTGCAATGTCTACCATTCTTGCAAACAAAGGTGAAATGGAAAGCTTAAACAAGCAGTTGAAGGAGAATGAGAACTTGGTTCGAGATTTACATGAGGAGCTGGAGATGAAAGAACTACTACACGTGAAGGAGCTTAAGATTAATGAGGCCTTTGAGCCCTTAAGAACAAATGAACATCCAGTACTCAGCGATACACCACATGGTTCATACACAGAACAAGAATTCGATATATATAACAAATGTGAAGGTCAGGAGCCAGATGATAAGGAAGCAAAAGGTTCTGAGGCAATGAGTAAAATTGAGGCTGAGCTTGAAGCAGAACTGGAAAGGTTGGAGATAAACATGAGGACATATAGCTTGGACAATATTTCTGATTATGTTGAGGTAATGATGCTTCTGAATTATACCTAATTAAGATGCATACATTTTGGATTTGTCTAAAACAAgttcaaaattcaaagaatttgaCAGTCTCTGGTTTTTGTTTACAGATGAATCCGGATTTTGACACAGATGTTGTTCATGGTGATCTAAAACTAGAAAAGGGCAAAGGGAACCCAGGCGGTTTATCTGATTCAGACCATGAAGTAAGAGGGAAATCCACTGATCGACCTGATAAAGAAAACTATGCTGTGTCACCTCAAGAGTTAAGTATTCGACTTCATAAAGTTATTCAGTCAAGGCTAGAAGCACTCATCATTGAACTTGAAACAGCTCTTGAGCATAGCCAGAAAAGGTTGCATTCTATGGAAGTGGAAAGTGTAATTCCTTGGAAGGAAAGAGACTCGTATGGCAATGCAGAATCTTGTTCCCATCAAAGCACAGCTTCCAGAGAAGAAAACTATTGAGGATGATGACTCATGGTTATAAATTTGTCTGAGGAAGCTCTGGAAAAACATACAAGTCTAATTAAGAAATTACAACGAGGATCAAGTCAGTAAAGATACAAACAGTCCTGAAGAAGTTAAAGTTTAAGCAAGAGGATATCAAAATTTAGATGTCTACCGTTGAAGCTTTTAATAAAGCAGATGACATTTCTGTGGTTTACAATGGGAAGACTTTCTTGTGTTTAAAATACAACAAGAAAGACAGGTACATGAATCCGCAGGTAAAACCAGTTATAATCAGAACCCAATAGAATACATTGGCGTGATCAAAAATTGAAGCTGCAAAGTTCATTCCAAACACTCCAGTCACAACTGCAAATATTGTAGCAACAAAGGTGGCTGAAGTCAGAAgcaactcaaattgaattagttGATTCTGAATGTTGCCCTGTTTGTAAAAGAGGAAAAGATAAATGATctgcaaaatttaattttactttgacAATATAAAGGTCATGCCACAAAATCTGGATACTGTAATGACTCACCAATTTAATGTTGATAAAGTCTTCAGTATCATCAATGTATTCTTTTAGCTGCACCACCAATAAATAATCAGTATTCTAAGTAACAGTATTTACCCAAGCTCtatctttttaataaacaatattcCATCTTTATGTATGCGAAGGCAGCCTACTATTTAGTACTCAAGGGGATAAAATGGTAGGTTGACTTTTTGAAGacaaatcaatttaatttgtgATTATTCATGGAAAAGAGTCAGGTGTGGTAATTTTTTTCCTGAAAAAGGCAGCCTAGCCTTTTCACCTCTTGCTGTATCACCCATGTCCATCTTCTCTTCTTGCTCTTTCCAATATATGATATTTACTGAAAATGAACATAAATAAACGGAAGAGACAAGACACTAAGTAATAGAGATGAGCTAAGTAGCCTTCAAAACAAGGAATGCTATAATGGTTGAAAAAAAGTGGCATGCCCAAACCAATCCCATATTGGCAAAATGCAGGCTTTTTGCCAATAACCcctacaaaatttgaaaaggttCAAATATATGTTTGGGTGAAAGTAAAAGATCAGATCTCTTACCGATAACAACTTGCTGAGATTATTGTCAGTAAAAACAAAGTATGCTTCAAGTAACATTTCGAGTTGATCAATATTTTCCCCACTACTAGATGAGCTCATTAAGCTTCCATATTTGCTTGAACTCACAATACTGCTAAATGCCCTTTGCAATTTCTGGGATCCCTTGGCTGATCCCACTGGTGAAACAGGTGCAGATTTTGAAGCCACTCTGTTCCCGCCAGAATAATTGGCCTGACTACACACATCACTAGAGGTATAAGCCTCCGACCTCAGTTTCTTCTCTGTAAGGTACATCTCAGCCATGTCACTGTCATCATCCATGAGATGTTCTATCTCATCATGTACCTGAAAAATTAGTTTAAGTCATAATATACAGATGAGACAAACAAATTTCCAAAAGGACTACATACTGTTGTTTTAACCTTCTGAACTTTTTGTGTCAATGCAAGGAGGTGGCCTTTCAATCTACGGACGCGTTCCAGATTAAGAGTGCTAATAGATGTTGCTAGTTCATCTAGTACTGGATATATCTCCATTTCCAGCTCTTTTACCTATCAAATCAAACAACTCAATGATGTCACAGTTTAGACAAAAATTGAAGTTTCGAATGAGGCTATTTTGGGCTTTTCCagtttcaaatttctttttgttatcATTTTCTCAAAGCgtaataatataatagttaatCCCACAAAAAAGTATTTACTTAAACGGGTTATGTACAAATTGATACATGAAGTACCATTGTGTTGATGCAGTTAAATTGCATCAGCTTTGAAGACAATTAATTGAACACTTGCTTCATTCTTCCAACAATGAATATCTTTAATCTTGTGCCCTAAAAAACTCTACTGAATGGGACACATAAGTGTACATCCATTAGTACTATGGAGATAAAAGAAATCCTATCCAAGTATTTTGAATAAGAACATAGTAAATATCACGCTTATCAACCAAAGCAGACTATACCTGAGCATCAAGAGACATGCAAGTTAATTCCAAAGCCAGCTCCAGAGCCCTAAATTCAAATGGCAGGTCATCTGAATAAAATTGGGACAAACTGTAAGCAATTTATGCAGTAGTAAGTTCCTATAATTTGAGAAATTCAAATAGATTATATGTCTGGTAAGAAAGTGACACCAATCAGTACTTTATAGCAAGGACTATAAAGATGATGTTGGCATTTAAAAAGCGAATTCAGAATGCACCAGCACTTTGCCTTTATATGCCTTCCTTAATAGCCGGTAGTTGCTACAAGAAATTTTAATTGGCCATTGACAACAGTAACTTCTAGAGGTAGCACTTACCAGCTTGATCTTTGTTGGTCTGAAGGCGTTTGCAAAATTCCAAATTGTACTGAACAACACAACCATCCACAGAATTCATCAAAATAACCTCATCAGCTGTTATTATACACCTGATCTGTTCAAGACTGACAACAATAGCCTTTTCCCGTCCTAATATGGTTGATGGATAAATGAATAAGGGGTCAAGAAGACGTAAATCCCTGGCTGGCAACGAACAGTGTTTCATTATAGTAGCCTTATCAAGCTGCAAAATCTCTGAGGTCCCATTTTGGTCAATCTTTATCCATGAACGACTTCCCTGACTTCTCTTCTTTGTGCTTGAAAAACTAGACCCGTGACTTCCATTCACATCTAAATTTGTCCTGCCAGTACTACTAGATGAAGCTGATGCTGGAAGAAAAGGAGAAGGTTGCTGTGAATCATACATTGGATTTTAATATTTCCTGCTTTAGGTGCCAACTGCCTAGGCCTGACACAGAAGTACACATTAATCGGTTGCAAATCGCCTCTCTCAGACAAATGCAACATTGTCTGAATGAGCAGGTAGTCGAATGCATCTAGAACAACAATTATTGATGCTAATGTTATCCATGGTCTATGTGCATGTCTGATGCAAAACCTGGATATTGTATCTGGTAGAAAAGAAAACACTGAATTCAGTTACTAAATATTTAAAGGATTTCATGGACTGTAACAAACTAGACTAATATAACAAGTTCACCATATTTTGCTCTGTAAGTAGcaaaaaaatagttgaaaaggaatatcatatttattatttattgatactTGAGCAATAACTAACGTAAGCCTAATTGTCAAATCTATAACTCCATTACAACTCAACTTCTTAGCTTCAATTACTCTGAGAGAGAGACTGCACATGCGAAAAATCAATCGAAAATAGTACCCATAATTTGAAAGTCCATACATTGACTAGATACCTCAAACCCAAATcgtaaataaaacattttaacatcTACATCAACAAACTCAAAAAATAGGGGCATGGAAGCAAAATAACAAGACCTGGAGAGTCCAGCAAGCAACTACGCTCAACCATTTTAAGATGACAGCATCAAATAAAAAACTGACGAAAAATGGCGAACACTTACCAAGAAGTAATCAAAGAACCCCACAAAAGCAAATACATGAAGAAGCAAATAACCCGggtgaaaacagaaaaaaaaaacaattaaaaggaaaggaaagCATATATACCAGTCAAAACAATTGAGAGAAGAGATGATGTTCCAATCTTAAAAGTGAAGAAGTTGCAGTTGCAGGGGTTTGTCTTTCTGTTAAATGGGTGATTATGAAACTGCGGTTTCTGTGCTACCACCACACCTCGTCAACTACTtctttttctaataataataataatttgagaaGGAGATCATCTCAAAATGTTATGgtaaaattcattttatgttGTTATCAAATCTACCGTCGGGTCGAGTTTGTTACAGTTTACCATATCCATAAGTTGTGTCCGACACACAGCGTGAGAAGGCTCGGACCATGGTCTATAACTTTTCGAACCgtaattttatgagtttttaacggattaatgtatattttttaatagatgaatccgttatattatatattttcttgtttatttttaattaatttatttttctatggCCAGTTCACCCGCCAGATCTAAAAACCTCTGACAGAATTACGGACTGTAACACGACCGGGCTGTTGGACATGTCTGGTACTAACCATTTCTCCTATTGACAATTACAACGTTATTTGGATAATGTCCATAGTGATAcctaaatttatgaaatttaccAATTACCCCTTGAGTTACCCAACCTATCCCGCTATCAATATTGAGTATGATAtgttaaaggccaaacgactattttccacccaaggtttgatgttttctcaaatgtccccctttaactatagaaacaccaaacacccacccatgaccggttagatttaacaaaactctaacgcctaaaaattttatctctttttatccccctaaactttaaaaactaaaattctcccccagcttaagttttaaaaaatgacagtttcaccgtagggtttggttttgaaatctccgatgacCGTTCCGGCTTcgttgccgacgacctctccctcccgaagcaacttCTCCTTTCGGTGAAtgtttttctcccatttggaggctcgatcggcttcgtcttcgccttgggagacgaagttcttcgtctgggaagacgatcgtcttcccagaagaagacctctgggaagaggaccgtcttcccagacgaagacgacggcttcgtcttcgcctGGGAAGACGAATCtttgtcttccccgacgaagttcttcgtctcctaaggcgaagacgaagccgatcgagcctccaaatgggaggaaagtaTTTATCGGaaggagaggccgtcggcaatggagccgaaacggtcgtcagagatttcaaaaccaaaccctagggtgaaactgccattttttaaaacttagactgaggaaaaaatttagtttttaaagtttaggggggtaaaattagattatattttagtttatttttaatattatagcaaaaataacaattttacccttaccaccgttagggttttattaaatctaaccggtcatgggtgggtgtttggtgtttccatagttaaagggtggaaacttgagaaaacgtcaaaccttgggtgggacatagttgtttggcctatGTTAAATAACAAAACCTGCATTAATGACGTGGCACACAATCATAGGACTTAAGTTTAGAAAGTGAAGATAGTTGACTGTATCGGATCTTCCCTCTTATCATGACCGAAGAGACAGCGAGTTGTTGGATATGGCGCGAATCTCAGTCCAATTTAGTTacaaaaacagaactaaaaatGCCTAAAGTCTCTCAACGCCTTCCATCATTGCTTTTCTAACCTgccaaaaaccctaatttccgttttcaatttttacttcatttgattttcttcttattcttcttccttCAGTAGAACAGAAttgcaaaattcaaattcaacaacaAGAAGAAGTAGTCATCTTTACCATTTGAGAA contains:
- the LOC123214205 gene encoding uncharacterized protein LOC123214205, which codes for MDLWVVAAATGAGYIAKYWRNLTSNDRETSSASSSFDSIYRKSESRNLLQQIRDQTNPLRRLADEQLDVDGLFIHGKRQVENNDDYNLLSLTSSPTLLRENENLQGIGNGMEGKNNFSDVSRHLRSSYCGNFFEPLELDSLESSLTVQRLMEYAAMEEYVCNSLPEECIPTARPLLLTDWSRIINRASCDPNCKMRLQNGEYKLQSEDGLEQNEMQLLQRKLQQESRRQSRRLSMMRKTSQPFFSQGLPNPKLLFFLGISIGAMSTILANKGEMESLNKQLKENENLVRDLHEELEMKELLHVKELKINEAFEPLRTNEHPVLSDTPHGSYTEQEFDIYNKCEGQEPDDKEAKGSEAMSKIEAELEAELERLEINMRTYSLDNISDYVEMNPDFDTDVVHGDLKLEKGKGNPGGLSDSDHEVRGKSTDRPDKENYAVSPQELSIRLHKVIQSRLEALIIELETALEHSQKRLHSMEVESVIPWKERDSYGNAESCSHQSTASREENY
- the LOC123214206 gene encoding magnesium transporter MRS2-5 isoform X2, with protein sequence MYDSQQPSPFLPASASSSSTGRTNLDVNGSHGSSFSSTKKRSQGSRSWIKIDQNGTSEILQLDKATIMKHCSLPARDLRLLDPLFIYPSTILGREKAIVVSLEQIRCIITADEVILMNSVDGCVVQYNLEFCKRLQTNKDQADDLPFEFRALELALELTCMSLDAQVKELEMEIYPVLDELATSISTLNLERVRRLKGHLLALTQKVQKVHDEIEHLMDDDSDMAEMYLTEKKLRSEAYTSSDVCSQANYSGGNRVASKSAPVSPVGSAKGSQKLQRAFSSIVSSSKYGSLMSSSSSGENIDQLEMLLEAYFVFTDNNLSKLLSLKEYIDDTEDFINIKLGNIQNQLIQFELLLTSATFVATIFAVVTGVFGMNFAASIFDHANVFYWVLIITGFTCGFMYLSFLLYFKHKKVFPL
- the LOC123214206 gene encoding magnesium transporter MRS2-5 isoform X1 gives rise to the protein MYDSQQPSPFLPASASSSSTGRTNLDVNGSHGSSFSSTKKRSQGSRSWIKIDQNGTSEILQLDKATIMKHCSLPARDLRLLDPLFIYPSTILGREKAIVVSLEQIRCIITADEVILMNSVDGCVVQYNLEFCKRLQTNKDQADDLPFEFRALELALELTCMSLDAQVKELEMEIYPVLDELATSISTLNLERVRRLKGHLLALTQKVQKVKTTVHDEIEHLMDDDSDMAEMYLTEKKLRSEAYTSSDVCSQANYSGGNRVASKSAPVSPVGSAKGSQKLQRAFSSIVSSSKYGSLMSSSSSGENIDQLEMLLEAYFVFTDNNLSKLLSLKEYIDDTEDFINIKLGNIQNQLIQFELLLTSATFVATIFAVVTGVFGMNFAASIFDHANVFYWVLIITGFTCGFMYLSFLLYFKHKKVFPL
- the LOC123214206 gene encoding magnesium transporter MRS2-5 isoform X4 codes for the protein MYDSQQPSPFLPASASSSSTGRTNLDVNGSHGSSFSSTKKRSQGSRSWIKIDQNGTSEILQLDKATIMKHCSLPARDLRLLDPLFIYPSTILGREKAIVVSLEQIRCIITADEVILMNSVDGCVVQYNLEFCKRLQTNKDQADDLPFEFRALELALELTCMSLDAQVKELEMEIYPVLDELATSISTLNLERVRRLKGHLLALTQKVQKVKTTVHDEIEHLMDDDSDMAEMYLTEKKLRSEAYTSSDVCSQANYSGGNRVASKSAPVSPVGSAKGSQKLQRAFSSIVSSSKYGSLMSSSSSGENIDQLEMLLEAYFVFTDNNLSKLLSLKEYIDDTEDFINIKLL
- the LOC123214206 gene encoding magnesium transporter MRS2-5 isoform X3, producing MYDSQQPSPFLPASASSSSTGRTNLDVNGSHGSSFSSTKKRSQGSRSWIKIDQNGTSEILQLDKATIMKHCSLPARDLRLLDPLFIYPSTILGREKAIVVSLEQIRCIITADEVILMNSVDGCVVQYNLEFCKRLQTNKDQADDLPFEFRALELALELTCMSLDAQVKELEMEIYPVLDELATSISTLNLERVRRLKGHLLALTQKVQKVKTTVHDEIEHLMDDDSDMAEMYLTEKKLRSEAYTSSDVCSQANYSGGNRVASKSAPVSPVGSAKGSQKLQRAFSSIVSSSKYGSLMSSSSSGENIDQLEMLLEAYFVFTDNNLSKLLSGLLAKSLHFANMGLVWACHFFSTIIAFLVLKAT